Proteins encoded by one window of Astatotilapia calliptera chromosome 13, fAstCal1.2, whole genome shotgun sequence:
- the LOC113034772 gene encoding uncharacterized protein LOC113034772, with protein MEVTATQTEWLVWRLKMNYDFMTTTKCSGRWRTRYASAVRCLSAHHALKPLVASLVLLVVVIYGLGDKLRNFVASIFIPQYRYPYPVALSFAQVLVSLLFLNLLHALDLVHLRSYSRSLGERMLPSAICSSIQAVLTMWARASSSSSNLFVLMVLLLPLVTVAFSFALKLASPPASHITALTFIISGTSVIITASEGLLSIVPLEYIYGPLALILHSLSLTWLAKVSEMERSHPPDSQASVFDIYYTQLVNQSWVLGLLWCLHPERPWHVLSQANWRSLLFHGYLLAILLLGMVLSFLVGVVALCVSPLAAALLHSVRYIVQPFFQLL; from the exons ATGGAAGTGACAGCAACACAGACGGAATGGCTGGTTTGGAGGTTGAAGATGAACTATGACTTTATGACGACAACAAAATG TTCAGGGAGATGGAGGACGAGATATGCCTCGGCTGTAAGGTGTCTTTCAGCGCATCATGCGCTGAAGCCCCTGGTTGCCAGTCTGGTCCTGCTGGTTGTGGTGATATATGGTCTGGGCGACAAACTCAGAAACTTTGTGGCTTCCATTTTTATCCCTCAGTATCGCTACCCGTATCCTGTGGCCCTCAGCTTTGCCCAG GTTCTGGTGTCTCTCTTATTCTTAAATCTCCTGCATGCCCTGGATCTGGTGCATCTAAGGAGTTATTCAAGGTCCCTGGGTGAGAGGATGCTGCCGTCTGCTATCTGTAGCAGCATTCAAGCAGTGCTGACCATGTGGGCCAGAGCCAGCAGCTCATCTTCCAACCTCTTCGTCCTCATGGTGCTTCTGCTGCCCCTGGTGACTGTGGCCTTTAGTTTTGCCTTGAAGCTGGCATCCCCACCAGCAAGCCATATCACTGCTCTGACTTTCATCATCAGTGGGACCTCTGTGATCATCACAG catcTGAGGGTCTCTTAAGTATTGTGCCTCTGGAGTATATATATGGACCTCTGGCTTTAATCCTGCACAGCCTGTCTCTGACTTGGCTTGCTAAAGTGTCTGAGATGGAGCGCAGCCACCCTCCAGATTCCCAAGCCTCTGTTTTTGACATCTACTATACACAGCTGGTGAACCAGAGCTGGGTGTTGGGCCTCCTGTGGTGTCTGCACCCAGAGCGTCCCTGGCATGTGTTGAGTCAGGCCAACTGGCGCAGCCTGCTCTTCCATGGATACCTGCTTGCTATTCTCCTGCTGGGAATGGTGCTGAGCTTCCTGGTCGGTGTAGTGGCTCTTTGTGTCTCACCCCTTGCTGCTGCACTGCTCCACTCAGTGAGGTACATAGTTCAgccattttttcagcttctgtaA
- the ecd gene encoding protein ecdysoneless homolog: MEALQRRMIEEDMVQYKLFLIQPGSSSSQQTEERLTHLVEEILAKVAPLLIQYIWQHQPINLKYHPEKGGIPAHIGGSTQFGDNVEDEWFIVYLLLQITEAFPELAARVEDNDGEFLLIEAADYLPKWLNPDTSENRVFLYKGELHILPCPSKSTSVGFSKDVVPSVAQALELLYTHPEVCRASSKISLALKKRLEGYPGKIKSGLHRAHCFIPAGIATVLAQRPDLIAPAVSAFYLRDPVDLQACRTFKTFPPDTRVLTLVTFTRCLYAQLQQQQFTPDRRSGFTLPPRSHSQYKAHELGLKLAHGFEILCSRCRLPSSEPNAPVSCNPQWKGFMESLSRNGYFHGELEGSARYRELTRSAENFFKQSVASKSSALSPGEEVLQLLHSCEPFNLEEMKKNESQLPQEDSDSWLDITAQDLEQLLQERSGGRADVGSQNLSSTKQKQHAGDAEERGKEKEDNLEEEEAGYSLVAISQGMKNFLKAMSSHEGAELPWSSATQPFNIDPDSMANALGRLLGGKDEELDSDDLDDSDDDEEEVEEKEDGFCGQAEMKGTETLDSLKRYMDQMDEELMKTNVGQSFKRTNYNKAGASGDSSHPSARDDLPRDNKLEEKEEEIEPLDVDVNLVTNLLESLSSQAGLAGPASNLLQSLGIHLPPNSDPA, encoded by the exons ATGGAAGCTCTGCAGAGGAGAATGATTGAGGAGGACATGGTCCAGTACAAGCTCTTTTTGATCCAGCCAGGCAGCTCTTCTTCACAGCAGACTGAGGAACGTCTGACACATCTAGTAGAGGAGATTTTGGCAAAGGTTGCCCCTCTTCTGATACAGTACATCTGGCAGCATCAGCCAATCAACCTCAAGTATCACCCTGAGAAAG GAGGCATTCCTGCTCACATTGGTGGAAGCACTCAGTTTGGAGACAATGTTGAGGACGAGTGGTTTATCGTTTATCTCCTGCTGCAAATCACGGAGGCTTTCCCTGAGCTTGCAGCAAG AGTTGAGGATAATGATGGGGAGTTTCTTCTGATTGAAGCAGCAGATTACCTTCCTAAGTGGCTGAATCCAGACACAAGTGAAAACAGG gTCTTCCTATACAAGGGAGAGTTGCATATCCTTCCCTGCCCATCTAAATCCACTTCAGTGGGCTTTTCAAAAGATGTGGTACCCAGTGTGGCCCAAGCTCTGGAGCTACTTTACACCCACCCAGAAGTCTGTCGGGCAAGCTCCAAGATTTCTTTAGCACTGAAGAAGAGACTAGAGGG GTATCCAGGGAAGATTAAATCTGGCCTCCACCGTGCCCACTGCTTCATACCCGCAGGTATTGCCACTGTGTTGGCACAGCGACCAGACCTCATTGCACCTGCAGTTTCAGCATTCTACCTGCGGGATCCAGTAGATTTGCAGGCGTGTCGAACCTTCAAGACGTTTCCTCCTGATACACGAGTCCTCACTTTG GTGACGTTCACCCGGTGCCTGTATGCCCAGCTCCAGCAGCAACAGTTCACCCCAGACCGGAGGAGTGGTTTCACCTTACCTCCTCGTTCTCATTCCCAATACAAGGCTCATGAGCTTGGCTTGAAGCTG GCCCACGGCTTTGAGATCCTGTGCTCTAGGTGCAGACTGCCTTCATCAGAGCCTAATGCCCCAGTCAGTTGTAACCCACAGTGGAAAGGCTTTATGGAGAGTTTGAGTAGGAATGGCTACTTCCAT GGAGAACTGGAAGGTTCAGCACGTTACAGAGAACTTACAAGATCAGCAGAAAACTTCTTCAAACAGTCGGTTGCCTCAAAATCAAG TGCTTTGTCCCCAGGTGAGGAggttctccagctgctgcaCAGCTGCGAACCATTCAACTTGGAGGAGATGAAGAAAAATGAGTCACAGCTCCCCCAAGAGGACA GTGATAGCTGGCTGGATATCACAGCTCAGGATTTGGAGCAGCTGTTGCAGGAGAGAAGTGGGGGTAGAGCTGATGTTGGCAGCCAAAACTTGAGTTCCACCAAACAGAAACAGCATGCCGGGGATGCAGAGGAGAGGGGAAAGGAGAAGGAGGACAACTTAGAGGAAGAGGAAGCTGGTTACAGCCTGGTAGCTATCAGTCAAGGGATGAAGAACTTTCTCAAGGCCATGTCTTCGCATGAAGGTGCAGAACTGCCCTG GAGCAGTGCAACCCAGCCTTTTAATATTGATCCAGACTCAATGGCCAATGCACTGGGAAGACTACTTG gAGGCAAAGACGAAGAGCTGGATTCAGATGATCTTGATGattctgatgatgatgaggaggaggtaGAAGAGAAAGAAGATGGCTTCTGTGGTCAAGCAGAGATGAAAGGAACAGAAACTCTGGACAGTCTCAAAAGATATATGGACCAAATGGATGAGGAATTGATGAAGACTAATGTAGGACAAAGCTTCAAGCGAACG AATTACAACAAGGCAGGAGCAAGCGGCGACTCCTCTCACCCTTCTGCCAGAGATGATCTCCCAAGGGATAACAAActggaggagaaagaggaggagatcGAGCCCTTAGATGTGGATGTCAATTTGGTCACAAACTTGCTGGAGTCCCTCAGCTCCCAGGCTGGGCTGGCAGGACCAGCTTCCAATCTGCTGCAGAGCTTGGGCATACATCTACCACCCAACTCTGATCCCGCATAA
- the fam149b1 gene encoding protein FAM149B1 isoform X1 has protein sequence MISRYNRRPVSHKLEIRGLSRSSLDHHPLPEEADDNQTPPCYLHDLQEAASAHNSSETSAASGHSQCPTVISVDSSQSWLGIHSSTGTGISTERSSVFSWGYDEFDKAASRQVQQMFEEIDKDLYEGRGSGGGILQGLQDECQQWATRFPHLRILGTQLLCPSDEGFQWYTTSGKGSASSRLSAGKESSVKPQEKDREGTELNVQGRRAHLIRSNSPDLDAQPGTSSGIGSHNKNRVTELEGQMEEYLAFDSTDLEDDQWEQDCSESSRRHKCLPPVSPYRCRRHAVLDLLFDDVWRQLIGCMKELVQRHWECCTSHDENISGNLSPVQQDFQNPFMLLSTLPTMLPKLGQSRVPPLTAGMQFQNTKSRGSKHKSRRKSKKQKRPSSAGRVPVGAAATQHNLNDLIVIHSIPLQQRNLGVPDRSQESEERASHRPGSSAVPSNKPRPRRPLEQSSSSLSRPAQSARRRNPPPRTLLPLVPNPSQSSAVGSMDEFIRGTRLPTASDQLNSPPLPLSRNTLLPPISTGDPDSSYSGQPSKTAQRQKGPSSRAHSAINDKAGSSVPRDRHHLLDVFSRPNTTHTYRSDTPYRRSFTVLDNIGQGRPGRASVGTDSLGIGVTGISLGISSSSFLDSFSHHPLGHSPIKDEEEPDPQAPVPAPLVPASVPSRSHTRGGISSRASRPGL, from the exons ATGATTTCACGATACAACCGGAGACCTGTATCGCACAAACTCGAGAT TCGTGGGTTGTCTCGAAGCAGCCTTGACCACCATCCTCTTCCAGAAGAAGCAGACGACAACCAAACCCCTCCGTGCTACCTCCATGACCTGCAGGAAGCTGCTTCTGCGCACAACAG CTCAGAGACATCTGCTGCTTCAGGCCACTCTCAGTGCCCCACTGTCATCTCAGTAGACTCCAGCCAGTCCTGGTTAGGTATTCACAGCTCCACGGGTACTGGCATCTCAACCGAGAGGAGCTCTGTTTTCTCCTGGGGCTACGAT GAGTTTGACAAGGCGGCATCACGGCAGGTGCAGCAAATGTTTGAGGAGATCGACAAAGATCTTTATGAGGGAAGAGGCAGTGGGGGAGGGATACTCCAGGGGCTCCAGGATGAATGTCAGCAGTGGGCCACACGTTTCCCTCATCTTCG TATCCTGGGGACTCAGCTGCTGTGTCCCAGTGATGAAGGCTTCCAGTGGTATACTACCTCAGGGAAAGGCAGCGCTTCCAGCAGGCTGTCAGCGGGCAAAGAAAGCAGCGTTAAACCCCAGGAGAAAGACAGGGAAGGAACAGA GTTGAATGTGCAGGGCCGGAGAGCACATCTGATCAGATCCAATTCACCAGACTTGGACGCTCAGCCTGGTACCTCCAGCGGCATTGGCAGCCATAACAAGAATAGAGTGACTGAACTAGAGGGTCAGATGGAGGAATATCTTGCTTTTGATAGCACAGACTT GGAGGATGACCAGTGGGAACAGGATTGCTCCGAGTCGAGTCGGAGGCATAAATGTCTGCCCCCAGTCTCACCATACCGGTGTCGCCGCCACGCTGTTCTCGATCTGCTGTTTGATGATGTGTGGCGGCAGCTCATTGGCTGCATGAAAGAGCTGGTTCAACGCCACTGGGAATGCTGCACTTCAC ATGATGAAAATATTTCTGGGAACTTGAGCCCCGTGCAGCAAGATTTCCAGAATCCCTTTATGCTGCTCTCCACGCTGCCCACGATGCTGCCCAAACTTGGCCAGAGCCGGGTGCCCCCACTCACAGCTGGCATGCAGTTCCAG AACACAAAGTCAAGGGGCTCAAAGCACAAGTCCAGGCGGAAATCCAAAAAGCAGAAAAGGCCTTCCAGT GCTGGAAGAGTCCCTGTAGGAGCAGCCGCGACTCAGCACAACCTGAACGACCTCATCGTGATCCACAGCATCCCCCTTCAGCAGAGGAACCTGGGTGTGCCGGATAGAAGCCA GGAGTCAGAAGAGCGTGCGTCTCACAGACCGGGATCTAGCGCGGTCCCCTCCAACAAACCTCGCCCTCGCCGACCCCTGGAGCAGAGCTCTTCCTCGCTGTCCCGCCCAGCACAATCGGCCCGACGCAGGAACCCTCCTCCCCGAACCCTCCTGCCTCTTGTTCCCAATCCGAGTCAGTCGAGCGCAGTGGGATCCATGGATGAGTTCATCCGCGGGACACGTCT ACCCACAGCCAGTGACCAACTGAACTCTCCACCATTGCCTCTAAGCAGAAACACACTCCTTCCGCCCATTAGCACCGGAGACCCAGACTCATCTTACTCAGGGCAGCCATCTAAAACTGCACAG CGCCAGAAGGGCCCATCTAGCCGTGCCCACAGTGCTATAAATGACAAAGCTGGCAGCTCAGTTCCGAGGGATCGCCACCACCTACTGGACGTTTTCTCTCGCCCCAACACAACCCACACTTACAGG TCAGATACTCCATACCGTCGATCCTTCACAGTATTGGACAACATTGGGCAGGGGCGGCCAGGCAGAGCCTCTGTGGGCACAG ACTCCCTTGGAATCGGTGTGACGGGCATCAGTCTTGGCATCAGCAGCTCGTCTTTTTTGGACTCATTTTCCCACCACCCCTTGGGGCACTCGCCCATCAAAGACGAAGAGGAGCCAGACCCGCAAGCCCCTGTCCCAG CTCCACTGGTGCCTGCGTCAGTCCCGTCTCGGTCTCACACCCGAGGAGGCATCTCATCCAGAGCCAGCAGACCTGGCTTGTAG
- the fam149b1 gene encoding protein FAM149B1 isoform X2 — MISRYNRRPVSHKLEIRGLSRSSLDHHPLPEEADDNQTPPCYLHDLQEAASAHNSSETSAASGHSQCPTVISVDSSQSWLGIHSSTGTGISTERSSVFSWGYDEFDKAASRQVQQMFEEIDKDLYEGRGSGGGILQGLQDECQQWATRFPHLRILGTQLLCPSDEGFQWYTTSGKGSASSRLSAGKESSVKPQEKDREGTELNVQGRRAHLIRSNSPDLDAQPGTSSGIGSHNKNRVTELEGQMEEYLAFDSTDLEDDQWEQDCSESSRRHKCLPPVSPYRCRRHAVLDLLFDDVWRQLIGCMKELVQRHWECCTSHDENISGNLSPVQQDFQNPFMLLSTLPTMLPKLGQSRVPPLTAGMQFQNTKSRGSKHKSRRKSKKQKRPSSAGRVPVGAAATQHNLNDLIVIHSIPLQQRNLGVPDRSQESEERASHRPGSSAVPSNKPRPRRPLEQSSSSLSRPAQSARRRNPPPRTLLPLVPNPSQSSAVGSMDEFIRGTRLNTLLPPISTGDPDSSYSGQPSKTAQRQKGPSSRAHSAINDKAGSSVPRDRHHLLDVFSRPNTTHTYRSDTPYRRSFTVLDNIGQGRPGRASVGTDSLGIGVTGISLGISSSSFLDSFSHHPLGHSPIKDEEEPDPQAPVPAPLVPASVPSRSHTRGGISSRASRPGL, encoded by the exons ATGATTTCACGATACAACCGGAGACCTGTATCGCACAAACTCGAGAT TCGTGGGTTGTCTCGAAGCAGCCTTGACCACCATCCTCTTCCAGAAGAAGCAGACGACAACCAAACCCCTCCGTGCTACCTCCATGACCTGCAGGAAGCTGCTTCTGCGCACAACAG CTCAGAGACATCTGCTGCTTCAGGCCACTCTCAGTGCCCCACTGTCATCTCAGTAGACTCCAGCCAGTCCTGGTTAGGTATTCACAGCTCCACGGGTACTGGCATCTCAACCGAGAGGAGCTCTGTTTTCTCCTGGGGCTACGAT GAGTTTGACAAGGCGGCATCACGGCAGGTGCAGCAAATGTTTGAGGAGATCGACAAAGATCTTTATGAGGGAAGAGGCAGTGGGGGAGGGATACTCCAGGGGCTCCAGGATGAATGTCAGCAGTGGGCCACACGTTTCCCTCATCTTCG TATCCTGGGGACTCAGCTGCTGTGTCCCAGTGATGAAGGCTTCCAGTGGTATACTACCTCAGGGAAAGGCAGCGCTTCCAGCAGGCTGTCAGCGGGCAAAGAAAGCAGCGTTAAACCCCAGGAGAAAGACAGGGAAGGAACAGA GTTGAATGTGCAGGGCCGGAGAGCACATCTGATCAGATCCAATTCACCAGACTTGGACGCTCAGCCTGGTACCTCCAGCGGCATTGGCAGCCATAACAAGAATAGAGTGACTGAACTAGAGGGTCAGATGGAGGAATATCTTGCTTTTGATAGCACAGACTT GGAGGATGACCAGTGGGAACAGGATTGCTCCGAGTCGAGTCGGAGGCATAAATGTCTGCCCCCAGTCTCACCATACCGGTGTCGCCGCCACGCTGTTCTCGATCTGCTGTTTGATGATGTGTGGCGGCAGCTCATTGGCTGCATGAAAGAGCTGGTTCAACGCCACTGGGAATGCTGCACTTCAC ATGATGAAAATATTTCTGGGAACTTGAGCCCCGTGCAGCAAGATTTCCAGAATCCCTTTATGCTGCTCTCCACGCTGCCCACGATGCTGCCCAAACTTGGCCAGAGCCGGGTGCCCCCACTCACAGCTGGCATGCAGTTCCAG AACACAAAGTCAAGGGGCTCAAAGCACAAGTCCAGGCGGAAATCCAAAAAGCAGAAAAGGCCTTCCAGT GCTGGAAGAGTCCCTGTAGGAGCAGCCGCGACTCAGCACAACCTGAACGACCTCATCGTGATCCACAGCATCCCCCTTCAGCAGAGGAACCTGGGTGTGCCGGATAGAAGCCA GGAGTCAGAAGAGCGTGCGTCTCACAGACCGGGATCTAGCGCGGTCCCCTCCAACAAACCTCGCCCTCGCCGACCCCTGGAGCAGAGCTCTTCCTCGCTGTCCCGCCCAGCACAATCGGCCCGACGCAGGAACCCTCCTCCCCGAACCCTCCTGCCTCTTGTTCCCAATCCGAGTCAGTCGAGCGCAGTGGGATCCATGGATGAGTTCATCCGCGGGACACGTCT AAACACACTCCTTCCGCCCATTAGCACCGGAGACCCAGACTCATCTTACTCAGGGCAGCCATCTAAAACTGCACAG CGCCAGAAGGGCCCATCTAGCCGTGCCCACAGTGCTATAAATGACAAAGCTGGCAGCTCAGTTCCGAGGGATCGCCACCACCTACTGGACGTTTTCTCTCGCCCCAACACAACCCACACTTACAGG TCAGATACTCCATACCGTCGATCCTTCACAGTATTGGACAACATTGGGCAGGGGCGGCCAGGCAGAGCCTCTGTGGGCACAG ACTCCCTTGGAATCGGTGTGACGGGCATCAGTCTTGGCATCAGCAGCTCGTCTTTTTTGGACTCATTTTCCCACCACCCCTTGGGGCACTCGCCCATCAAAGACGAAGAGGAGCCAGACCCGCAAGCCCCTGTCCCAG CTCCACTGGTGCCTGCGTCAGTCCCGTCTCGGTCTCACACCCGAGGAGGCATCTCATCCAGAGCCAGCAGACCTGGCTTGTAG
- the fam149b1 gene encoding protein FAM149B1 isoform X3: MISRYNRRPVSHKLEIRGLSRSSLDHHPLPEEADDNQTPPCYLHDLQEAASAHNSSETSAASGHSQCPTVISVDSSQSWLGIHSSTGTGISTERSSVFSWGYDEFDKAASRQVQQMFEEIDKDLYEGRGSGGGILQGLQDECQQWATRFPHLRILGTQLLCPSDEGFQWYTTSGKGSASSRLSAGKESSVKPQEKDREGTELNVQGRRAHLIRSNSPDLDAQPGTSSGIGSHNKNRVTELEGQMEEYLAFDSTDLEDDQWEQDCSESSRRHKCLPPVSPYRCRRHAVLDLLFDDVWRQLIGCMKELVQRHWECCTSHDENISGNLSPVQQDFQNPFMLLSTLPTMLPKLGQSRVPPLTAGMQFQAGRVPVGAAATQHNLNDLIVIHSIPLQQRNLGVPDRSQESEERASHRPGSSAVPSNKPRPRRPLEQSSSSLSRPAQSARRRNPPPRTLLPLVPNPSQSSAVGSMDEFIRGTRLPTASDQLNSPPLPLSRNTLLPPISTGDPDSSYSGQPSKTAQRQKGPSSRAHSAINDKAGSSVPRDRHHLLDVFSRPNTTHTYRSDTPYRRSFTVLDNIGQGRPGRASVGTDSLGIGVTGISLGISSSSFLDSFSHHPLGHSPIKDEEEPDPQAPVPAPLVPASVPSRSHTRGGISSRASRPGL; the protein is encoded by the exons ATGATTTCACGATACAACCGGAGACCTGTATCGCACAAACTCGAGAT TCGTGGGTTGTCTCGAAGCAGCCTTGACCACCATCCTCTTCCAGAAGAAGCAGACGACAACCAAACCCCTCCGTGCTACCTCCATGACCTGCAGGAAGCTGCTTCTGCGCACAACAG CTCAGAGACATCTGCTGCTTCAGGCCACTCTCAGTGCCCCACTGTCATCTCAGTAGACTCCAGCCAGTCCTGGTTAGGTATTCACAGCTCCACGGGTACTGGCATCTCAACCGAGAGGAGCTCTGTTTTCTCCTGGGGCTACGAT GAGTTTGACAAGGCGGCATCACGGCAGGTGCAGCAAATGTTTGAGGAGATCGACAAAGATCTTTATGAGGGAAGAGGCAGTGGGGGAGGGATACTCCAGGGGCTCCAGGATGAATGTCAGCAGTGGGCCACACGTTTCCCTCATCTTCG TATCCTGGGGACTCAGCTGCTGTGTCCCAGTGATGAAGGCTTCCAGTGGTATACTACCTCAGGGAAAGGCAGCGCTTCCAGCAGGCTGTCAGCGGGCAAAGAAAGCAGCGTTAAACCCCAGGAGAAAGACAGGGAAGGAACAGA GTTGAATGTGCAGGGCCGGAGAGCACATCTGATCAGATCCAATTCACCAGACTTGGACGCTCAGCCTGGTACCTCCAGCGGCATTGGCAGCCATAACAAGAATAGAGTGACTGAACTAGAGGGTCAGATGGAGGAATATCTTGCTTTTGATAGCACAGACTT GGAGGATGACCAGTGGGAACAGGATTGCTCCGAGTCGAGTCGGAGGCATAAATGTCTGCCCCCAGTCTCACCATACCGGTGTCGCCGCCACGCTGTTCTCGATCTGCTGTTTGATGATGTGTGGCGGCAGCTCATTGGCTGCATGAAAGAGCTGGTTCAACGCCACTGGGAATGCTGCACTTCAC ATGATGAAAATATTTCTGGGAACTTGAGCCCCGTGCAGCAAGATTTCCAGAATCCCTTTATGCTGCTCTCCACGCTGCCCACGATGCTGCCCAAACTTGGCCAGAGCCGGGTGCCCCCACTCACAGCTGGCATGCAGTTCCAG GCTGGAAGAGTCCCTGTAGGAGCAGCCGCGACTCAGCACAACCTGAACGACCTCATCGTGATCCACAGCATCCCCCTTCAGCAGAGGAACCTGGGTGTGCCGGATAGAAGCCA GGAGTCAGAAGAGCGTGCGTCTCACAGACCGGGATCTAGCGCGGTCCCCTCCAACAAACCTCGCCCTCGCCGACCCCTGGAGCAGAGCTCTTCCTCGCTGTCCCGCCCAGCACAATCGGCCCGACGCAGGAACCCTCCTCCCCGAACCCTCCTGCCTCTTGTTCCCAATCCGAGTCAGTCGAGCGCAGTGGGATCCATGGATGAGTTCATCCGCGGGACACGTCT ACCCACAGCCAGTGACCAACTGAACTCTCCACCATTGCCTCTAAGCAGAAACACACTCCTTCCGCCCATTAGCACCGGAGACCCAGACTCATCTTACTCAGGGCAGCCATCTAAAACTGCACAG CGCCAGAAGGGCCCATCTAGCCGTGCCCACAGTGCTATAAATGACAAAGCTGGCAGCTCAGTTCCGAGGGATCGCCACCACCTACTGGACGTTTTCTCTCGCCCCAACACAACCCACACTTACAGG TCAGATACTCCATACCGTCGATCCTTCACAGTATTGGACAACATTGGGCAGGGGCGGCCAGGCAGAGCCTCTGTGGGCACAG ACTCCCTTGGAATCGGTGTGACGGGCATCAGTCTTGGCATCAGCAGCTCGTCTTTTTTGGACTCATTTTCCCACCACCCCTTGGGGCACTCGCCCATCAAAGACGAAGAGGAGCCAGACCCGCAAGCCCCTGTCCCAG CTCCACTGGTGCCTGCGTCAGTCCCGTCTCGGTCTCACACCCGAGGAGGCATCTCATCCAGAGCCAGCAGACCTGGCTTGTAG
- the fam149b1 gene encoding protein FAM149B1 isoform X4, translated as MISRYNRRPVSHKLEIRGLSRSSLDHHPLPEEADDNQTPPCYLHDLQEAASAHNSSETSAASGHSQCPTVISVDSSQSWLGIHSSTGTGISTERSSVFSWGYDEFDKAASRQVQQMFEEIDKDLYEGRGSGGGILQGLQDECQQWATRFPHLRILGTQLLCPSDEGFQWYTTSGKGSASSRLSAGKESSVKPQEKDREGTELNVQGRRAHLIRSNSPDLDAQPGTSSGIGSHNKNRVTELEGQMEEYLAFDSTDLEDDQWEQDCSESSRRHKCLPPVSPYRCRRHAVLDLLFDDVWRQLIGCMKELVQRHWECCTSHDENISGNLSPVQQDFQNPFMLLSTLPTMLPKLGQSRVPPLTAGMQFQNTKSRGSKHKSRRKSKKQKRPSSAGRVPVGAAATQHNLNDLIVIHSIPLQQRNLGVPDRSQESEERASHRPGSSAVPSNKPRPRRPLEQSSSSLSRPAQSARRRNPPPRTLLPLVPNPSQSSAVGSMDEFIRGTRLPTASDQLNSPPLPLSRNTLLPPISTGDPDSSYSGQPSKTAQRQKGPSSRAHSAINDKAGSSVPRDRHHLLDVFSRPNTTHTYRILHTVDPSQYWTTLGRGGQAEPLWAQTPLESV; from the exons ATGATTTCACGATACAACCGGAGACCTGTATCGCACAAACTCGAGAT TCGTGGGTTGTCTCGAAGCAGCCTTGACCACCATCCTCTTCCAGAAGAAGCAGACGACAACCAAACCCCTCCGTGCTACCTCCATGACCTGCAGGAAGCTGCTTCTGCGCACAACAG CTCAGAGACATCTGCTGCTTCAGGCCACTCTCAGTGCCCCACTGTCATCTCAGTAGACTCCAGCCAGTCCTGGTTAGGTATTCACAGCTCCACGGGTACTGGCATCTCAACCGAGAGGAGCTCTGTTTTCTCCTGGGGCTACGAT GAGTTTGACAAGGCGGCATCACGGCAGGTGCAGCAAATGTTTGAGGAGATCGACAAAGATCTTTATGAGGGAAGAGGCAGTGGGGGAGGGATACTCCAGGGGCTCCAGGATGAATGTCAGCAGTGGGCCACACGTTTCCCTCATCTTCG TATCCTGGGGACTCAGCTGCTGTGTCCCAGTGATGAAGGCTTCCAGTGGTATACTACCTCAGGGAAAGGCAGCGCTTCCAGCAGGCTGTCAGCGGGCAAAGAAAGCAGCGTTAAACCCCAGGAGAAAGACAGGGAAGGAACAGA GTTGAATGTGCAGGGCCGGAGAGCACATCTGATCAGATCCAATTCACCAGACTTGGACGCTCAGCCTGGTACCTCCAGCGGCATTGGCAGCCATAACAAGAATAGAGTGACTGAACTAGAGGGTCAGATGGAGGAATATCTTGCTTTTGATAGCACAGACTT GGAGGATGACCAGTGGGAACAGGATTGCTCCGAGTCGAGTCGGAGGCATAAATGTCTGCCCCCAGTCTCACCATACCGGTGTCGCCGCCACGCTGTTCTCGATCTGCTGTTTGATGATGTGTGGCGGCAGCTCATTGGCTGCATGAAAGAGCTGGTTCAACGCCACTGGGAATGCTGCACTTCAC ATGATGAAAATATTTCTGGGAACTTGAGCCCCGTGCAGCAAGATTTCCAGAATCCCTTTATGCTGCTCTCCACGCTGCCCACGATGCTGCCCAAACTTGGCCAGAGCCGGGTGCCCCCACTCACAGCTGGCATGCAGTTCCAG AACACAAAGTCAAGGGGCTCAAAGCACAAGTCCAGGCGGAAATCCAAAAAGCAGAAAAGGCCTTCCAGT GCTGGAAGAGTCCCTGTAGGAGCAGCCGCGACTCAGCACAACCTGAACGACCTCATCGTGATCCACAGCATCCCCCTTCAGCAGAGGAACCTGGGTGTGCCGGATAGAAGCCA GGAGTCAGAAGAGCGTGCGTCTCACAGACCGGGATCTAGCGCGGTCCCCTCCAACAAACCTCGCCCTCGCCGACCCCTGGAGCAGAGCTCTTCCTCGCTGTCCCGCCCAGCACAATCGGCCCGACGCAGGAACCCTCCTCCCCGAACCCTCCTGCCTCTTGTTCCCAATCCGAGTCAGTCGAGCGCAGTGGGATCCATGGATGAGTTCATCCGCGGGACACGTCT ACCCACAGCCAGTGACCAACTGAACTCTCCACCATTGCCTCTAAGCAGAAACACACTCCTTCCGCCCATTAGCACCGGAGACCCAGACTCATCTTACTCAGGGCAGCCATCTAAAACTGCACAG CGCCAGAAGGGCCCATCTAGCCGTGCCCACAGTGCTATAAATGACAAAGCTGGCAGCTCAGTTCCGAGGGATCGCCACCACCTACTGGACGTTTTCTCTCGCCCCAACACAACCCACACTTACAGG ATACTCCATACCGTCGATCCTTCACAGTATTGGACAACATTGGGCAGGGGCGGCCAGGCAGAGCCTCTGTGGGCACAG ACTCCCTTGGAATCGGTGTGA